A genome region from Myroides fluvii includes the following:
- a CDS encoding succinate dehydrogenase/fumarate reductase iron-sulfur subunit — MKLNLKIWRQKDRKSQGKLVEYAIDNVNTHMSFLEMLDTLNEQLISKKEDPIEFDHDCREGICGQCGVVINGNAHGPLENTTTCQLHMREFKDGETILIEPFKAAGFPVKKDLKVDRSAFDRIISAGGYVSVNTGQAPEANTIPVSHETAEAAFDSAACIGCGACVATCKNGSAALFTSAKITQLALLPQSQQERKERALNMIVQMDEEGFGHCSNTEACEVECPQGISVLNIARMNYEYNRASFLKFKKK; from the coding sequence ATGAAATTGAATCTTAAAATATGGAGACAGAAAGATCGCAAATCACAAGGTAAACTTGTGGAATATGCGATAGATAATGTAAATACACATATGTCTTTTTTAGAAATGTTGGACACCCTAAATGAACAATTAATTTCGAAAAAAGAAGATCCTATTGAATTTGATCACGATTGTAGAGAGGGAATTTGTGGGCAATGCGGGGTTGTAATCAACGGAAATGCACACGGACCTCTAGAGAACACTACGACTTGTCAGTTGCACATGAGAGAATTTAAAGATGGAGAAACCATTTTGATTGAACCTTTTAAAGCGGCGGGTTTTCCAGTCAAAAAAGATTTAAAAGTAGATCGAAGTGCGTTTGATCGAATTATTTCTGCCGGGGGATATGTTTCTGTTAATACAGGGCAAGCTCCAGAAGCAAATACAATCCCCGTATCACATGAAACGGCAGAAGCCGCCTTTGATTCGGCAGCTTGTATTGGTTGTGGTGCTTGTGTAGCGACGTGTAAAAACGGTAGTGCAGCTTTATTTACTTCAGCAAAAATTACCCAATTGGCGTTGTTACCTCAGTCGCAACAAGAGCGAAAAGAACGCGCATTAAATATGATTGTGCAAATGGATGAGGAAGGATTTGGACATTGTTCGAATACAGAGGCTTGTGAGGTAGAATGTCCGCAGGGAATTTCCGTGTTGAATATTGCTCGTATGAACTACGAGTACAATCGCGCTAGTTTTCTCAAGTTTAAAAAGAAGTAA
- a CDS encoding porin gives MKHQFGFISSLFLCGIGLLSPIDSIAQESALKGDLAVAQDTIRIFEDKIILNDATQTYPQFKVGGVFQARYLDNFKRGVDINGLHYGDVEGTNNSFEIKRMRVSMNAKVTENLEVVALVNLADFKSDPKTKVLENAYAKYTLNRYLQFTVGQFRPLFGMEETYPVDVVKSIDYSNSYYMFGDNGWTSFQVGAAITGSVDLGPIPMSYGVSVTNGNGKNKTDNDDGKHYSSRLLFNVDAKHKINVGVSGGIGEVQRQTVYAVGAEATAFFPMGDRWSIDFQLEAKQGTNHQLYYTQPVDQRIGEVDDYLMKSFYVLPNIRYELGKKRLQTIEFACRYEYLDGSAHLNSNGRQSWVPMVSLEFLKNYGARLQVGMQIDNYKMNIEGTKSYNSNLAFIQFQCRLQ, from the coding sequence ATGAAACATCAATTCGGTTTTATATCAAGCCTATTCCTCTGTGGAATAGGCTTATTGTCTCCAATCGACAGTATAGCACAAGAAAGTGCTCTCAAAGGAGACCTAGCAGTTGCACAAGACACGATACGAATATTTGAAGATAAAATTATCTTGAATGATGCGACGCAGACCTATCCTCAATTTAAAGTAGGAGGAGTTTTTCAAGCGCGATATTTAGATAATTTCAAACGAGGCGTAGACATCAATGGCTTGCACTATGGCGATGTAGAGGGGACGAATAACTCCTTTGAAATTAAGCGTATGCGTGTCTCGATGAATGCCAAAGTAACAGAAAATCTAGAAGTGGTCGCGTTGGTCAATCTCGCTGATTTTAAGTCAGACCCCAAAACTAAAGTATTGGAAAATGCCTACGCGAAATATACACTCAATCGTTATTTACAGTTTACTGTAGGACAGTTTAGACCGTTGTTTGGTATGGAAGAAACCTATCCTGTTGATGTAGTAAAGTCAATCGATTACTCTAATTCCTACTATATGTTTGGAGATAATGGTTGGACGAGTTTCCAAGTTGGAGCGGCTATTACCGGAAGCGTGGATTTGGGACCTATTCCCATGAGCTACGGGGTTTCTGTAACGAACGGAAATGGTAAAAATAAAACAGATAACGACGATGGTAAACACTATTCGAGTAGATTGTTGTTTAATGTAGATGCTAAACACAAAATTAATGTAGGCGTAAGTGGTGGTATTGGCGAAGTGCAACGACAAACAGTCTATGCTGTTGGAGCAGAAGCGACGGCATTTTTTCCTATGGGAGACCGCTGGAGTATTGATTTTCAATTAGAAGCTAAACAAGGAACCAATCATCAGTTGTATTATACACAACCTGTAGATCAACGCATTGGAGAGGTAGACGATTATCTGATGAAGAGTTTTTATGTTTTGCCGAATATTCGTTATGAGTTAGGCAAAAAACGCCTACAAACTATTGAGTTTGCTTGTCGTTATGAATATTTAGATGGCAGTGCACACCTCAATTCCAATGGTAGACAAAGCTGGGTGCCTATGGTGAGTTTAGAATTTTTAAAGAATTACGGTGCGCGTTTGCAAGTGGGAATGCAAATAGATAATTATAAAATGAATATCGAAGGGACGAAGTCTTACAATTCAAACCTTGCCTTTATTCAATTTCAGTGTCGATTACAATAA
- a CDS encoding anion permease: protein MKEVNLKNFGITVVIGILLWFCPIPEGVTPEAWHLFAIFVSTILGIILKAAPMGTMCMIAVGLTAFFQLLAPGNAGQSITLSLKGFGDKVIWLIGISFFIARGFIKTGLGNRIAYLFIRAFGKSTLGLAYGLGLADLVLAPAIPSNTARGGGIIYPIMKSMAMNFGSDPTKEETKKKVGSFLTLNCYYLNLITSAMFLTGTASNPMCQKFAADIGVNISWMNWAVGGFVPGVVAFIITPLVLYKIYPPELKKTGDAPKIAAAKLKEMGKLTLPEKLMLLTFFILLFLWITGDLFTIDATTTAFIGLSILLLTSVLTWEDVKSEKGAWDTIVWFAVLVMMASSLNTLGFIGWFSDLVKAQMGGIDWHYAYPLLVIVYFFSHYIFASATAHVAAMYAALLGVGVSLGVPPMLLALTLGYMGSIYGTLTHYGHGPAPVFFGSGYVELKAWWMYGLIIGLLLLAIYLVVGTTWLSIIGYF, encoded by the coding sequence ATGAAAGAAGTAAATTTAAAAAATTTCGGAATAACCGTTGTAATCGGGATATTATTGTGGTTTTGTCCCATCCCAGAGGGAGTGACGCCAGAAGCTTGGCATTTATTTGCGATTTTTGTGAGTACCATTTTGGGAATTATCCTCAAAGCCGCTCCAATGGGAACCATGTGTATGATTGCCGTGGGACTTACTGCCTTTTTTCAATTGTTAGCTCCTGGAAATGCAGGACAATCGATAACCTTGAGCTTAAAGGGATTTGGGGATAAAGTTATTTGGCTAATTGGAATTTCCTTCTTTATTGCTAGAGGGTTTATTAAAACGGGCTTAGGTAATCGCATTGCTTATTTATTTATCCGCGCTTTTGGAAAAAGTACCTTGGGCTTAGCTTACGGATTAGGATTAGCTGATTTAGTATTAGCTCCCGCAATTCCAAGTAATACGGCTCGTGGTGGGGGAATCATTTACCCTATTATGAAATCGATGGCCATGAATTTTGGTTCTGACCCAACGAAAGAAGAAACCAAGAAAAAAGTAGGTTCTTTCTTGACCTTGAACTGCTATTATCTGAACCTCATTACTTCAGCTATGTTCTTAACCGGAACAGCAAGTAATCCAATGTGTCAGAAGTTTGCTGCAGATATTGGAGTCAATATCAGTTGGATGAATTGGGCAGTCGGAGGTTTTGTACCTGGTGTTGTAGCTTTTATCATTACCCCTTTGGTCTTATATAAAATTTATCCTCCTGAATTAAAGAAAACAGGTGATGCTCCTAAGATAGCTGCAGCGAAATTAAAAGAAATGGGAAAGTTGACTTTACCTGAAAAGTTGATGTTATTGACGTTCTTTATCTTGCTTTTCTTGTGGATAACAGGAGATTTATTTACTATTGACGCAACAACTACTGCTTTTATTGGACTGTCAATCTTATTGTTGACCTCTGTGTTAACTTGGGAGGATGTCAAGTCTGAAAAAGGCGCTTGGGATACGATTGTGTGGTTTGCCGTATTAGTTATGATGGCAAGTTCTTTAAATACCCTCGGATTTATCGGTTGGTTTAGTGATCTAGTCAAAGCGCAAATGGGAGGAATTGATTGGCATTATGCCTATCCTTTACTTGTTATTGTTTACTTCTTTAGTCATTATATTTTTGCCAGTGCAACGGCTCACGTTGCTGCAATGTATGCGGCGCTGCTCGGAGTTGGCGTGTCACTAGGGGTGCCGCCAATGTTATTAGCCTTAACGCTTGGATACATGGGGTCTATCTACGGTACATTGACACATTATGGACACGGACCTGCTCCTGTATTCTTCGGAAGTGGATATGTCGAATTGAAGGCGTGGTGGATGTATGGGTTGATTATCGGATTATTGCTCTTAGCTATTTATTTAGTTGTAGGAACAACTTGGCTGAGTATTATTGGTTATTTTTAA
- a CDS encoding linear amide C-N hydrolase, with the protein MKKWKIWVANLALAAFLLPVASDAYACTRVVYKGPKNTIITARSMDWKDEIDPNIWVFPRGMERTGEVGKASAKWKSKYGSVIVSAFDIATTDGMNEKGLVANILWLVESQYPDYDPNGKQKGMSLAIWAQYVLDNYATVAEAVTDLQKNPIAVVTANTPGRTTLATVHLTMSDAKGDNAVLEYIDGKLKIYHDPSYTVVTNSPTYDKQLAIRDYWAFLPGNQVLPGTGRSEDRFARASYYATAVDQSDDTMVALGSAFSVIRNCSVPYGVHIEGYPNLSSTKWRAVSDQKNLVYYYEDPLTLSPLWLDLKTLDFGEKNKVKKLDVSQRQQYFGLSNDKLVESKPFQFMGI; encoded by the coding sequence ATGAAAAAATGGAAAATTTGGGTAGCTAATTTAGCTTTAGCAGCCTTTTTACTACCAGTAGCATCAGATGCTTATGCGTGTACCCGAGTGGTATACAAAGGGCCTAAAAATACAATTATCACCGCGCGTTCGATGGATTGGAAAGATGAAATTGATCCGAATATTTGGGTGTTTCCAAGAGGAATGGAACGCACAGGGGAAGTTGGAAAAGCTTCTGCGAAATGGAAATCAAAGTACGGCAGTGTGATTGTTTCTGCTTTTGATATCGCGACAACAGATGGAATGAATGAAAAAGGTCTAGTAGCGAATATTCTGTGGTTAGTTGAATCTCAATATCCTGATTATGATCCAAATGGAAAGCAAAAAGGGATGAGTTTGGCGATTTGGGCACAATATGTATTGGATAATTATGCAACAGTTGCTGAAGCAGTTACTGATTTACAGAAAAATCCAATCGCTGTTGTTACTGCAAATACACCCGGACGTACAACTTTAGCTACAGTACACTTAACCATGTCAGATGCAAAAGGAGACAATGCGGTGTTGGAGTACATCGATGGAAAATTAAAAATCTACCACGATCCTTCGTACACAGTAGTTACAAATTCACCAACGTATGATAAACAGTTAGCTATTCGCGATTATTGGGCATTCTTACCAGGAAATCAAGTATTGCCAGGAACAGGACGATCAGAAGATCGCTTTGCTCGTGCATCATATTATGCTACGGCTGTAGATCAAAGTGACGATACAATGGTAGCCCTTGGATCGGCATTTAGTGTGATTCGCAACTGTTCGGTTCCTTATGGTGTTCACATTGAGGGATACCCGAACTTATCTTCAACCAAATGGAGAGCAGTATCAGATCAGAAAAATTTAGTGTACTATTACGAAGATCCCTTGACTTTATCACCGTTGTGGTTGGATTTGAAAACATTGGATTTTGGCGAGAAAAACAAAG
- a CDS encoding cryptochrome/photolyase family protein, with amino-acid sequence MEEIVLFWFRRDIRLHDNVGLYHAVQSGKKVLPLFIFDPAILEQFPSKEDKRIPYIYGALEHINRELDGYNSQVFVYHDSVLAVFEELIQTHVISAVYTNTDYEPEAMKRDNTVQMLLAQKNIPFYKYKDQVIFHQDELLKSDHTPYKVYTPYAKLWRSRLTEQDLHAWTVAFKSDYFVAKKEGQIWPSLKQLGYLEREVVSFEAPDFDSVIIQNYTANRDFPALDATTRLGIALRFGTVSIRACVRQALHNNETWLSQLIWREFFMAILYHYPHSARMCFKKEYENIQWRNNEGEFEAWCKGETGYPLVDAGMRELNDTGYMHNRVRMVVASFLVKHLLIDWRWGEAYFAQKLKDYDLALNVGNWQWAAGCGCDAAPYFRIFNPAEQQKKFDKEKQYIKRWVPEYETDTYVDPLVEHKFARERALLAFKQALK; translated from the coding sequence ATGGAAGAAATTGTTTTATTTTGGTTTCGTAGGGATATTCGTTTGCATGATAATGTAGGCCTCTATCATGCCGTTCAATCAGGGAAAAAAGTACTGCCACTATTCATTTTTGATCCAGCTATTCTTGAACAATTTCCCTCAAAAGAGGATAAACGTATTCCTTATATTTATGGTGCTTTAGAACACATCAATCGCGAGTTGGATGGCTATAATAGTCAAGTGTTTGTCTATCACGATTCCGTGTTGGCTGTTTTTGAAGAATTGATACAAACGCATGTTATTTCGGCTGTTTATACCAATACTGATTATGAACCTGAAGCAATGAAACGGGATAACACAGTTCAAATGCTACTAGCGCAAAAGAATATTCCTTTTTACAAGTATAAAGATCAAGTGATTTTTCATCAGGATGAACTGCTGAAAAGTGATCATACGCCTTATAAAGTCTATACACCTTATGCAAAACTATGGCGAAGTAGATTGACGGAACAGGATTTACACGCTTGGACAGTAGCGTTCAAATCGGATTATTTTGTCGCTAAAAAAGAAGGTCAAATTTGGCCTAGTTTAAAGCAGTTAGGTTATTTAGAAAGGGAAGTGGTTTCGTTTGAAGCGCCTGATTTTGATTCGGTTATTATTCAGAATTATACAGCTAATCGCGATTTTCCAGCCTTAGATGCCACGACGCGTTTGGGGATTGCCCTGCGTTTTGGAACAGTGTCTATCCGCGCTTGTGTGAGACAGGCTTTGCATAACAATGAAACTTGGTTGAGTCAATTGATTTGGAGAGAGTTTTTCATGGCTATTTTATATCATTATCCACATTCGGCGCGAATGTGTTTTAAAAAGGAATATGAAAATATCCAATGGCGAAATAATGAAGGGGAGTTTGAGGCTTGGTGTAAAGGAGAAACAGGCTATCCTCTAGTAGATGCAGGAATGCGAGAATTAAATGACACAGGTTATATGCACAATCGAGTACGCATGGTTGTCGCTAGTTTTTTAGTGAAGCACTTGTTGATTGATTGGCGCTGGGGAGAAGCGTATTTTGCGCAAAAATTAAAAGATTACGATTTAGCACTTAATGTAGGCAATTGGCAATGGGCCGCAGGATGTGGTTGTGATGCAGCACCGTATTTTAGAATTTTTAATCCAGCTGAACAACAAAAGAAATTCGATAAAGAGAAACAGTATATCAAACGATGGGTACCCGAATATGAAACGGATACGTATGTTGACCCTCTTGTAGAACATAAATTCGCGAGAGAACGAGCATTACTGGCTTTTAAACAAGCATTGAAATAA
- a CDS encoding fumarate reductase/succinate dehydrogenase flavoprotein subunit: protein MKLDAKIPEGPLEEKWFNYKKTARLVNPANRKKLDVIVIGTGLAGSSLAASLGEMGYNVKSFCFQDTPRRAHSVAAQGGVNAAKNYKNDGDSIYRMFVDTLKGGDFRAREANVYRLAECSVNLIDQAVAQGVPFGREYGGYLNNRSFGGVQVSRTFYARGQTGQQLLLGTYQALMRQVNKKTVELYSSHEMLDLVLVDGKARGVIVRNLETGEIERHAAHAVVLATGGFGKIYYLSTLAMGCNGSAIWRAHKKGAFFASPSWTQIHPTSLPQSGDYQSKLTLMSESLRNDGRIWVPKNLNETRIANDIPEEERDYYLERRYPAFGNLAPRDISSRAAKERIDAGHGVGALKNAVYLDFSKAIREQGQAKIAEKYGNLFTMYEKITGINAYKEPMMISPAAHFSMGGLWVDYELMTTIPGLFALGEANFADHGANRLGANSLLQASVDGYFIAPYTIANYLADQIRIGKIATDHPAFEQAEKEVKEKLEHLLNIKGDKTVDYYHKKLGKLLYDYCGLARTKEGLEFAIEEIKKLRDEFYKNVHVPGTNETINSELEKAGRVADYLEIGTLMCYDALTRDESCGAHFREEYQTEEGEAARNDEKFQFISAWEWPGSLDQEPILNKEELTFEYVKPTIRSYK from the coding sequence ATGAAATTAGATGCAAAAATTCCTGAAGGACCATTAGAAGAAAAATGGTTTAACTATAAAAAAACCGCTCGTTTAGTCAATCCTGCGAACAGAAAGAAATTGGATGTTATTGTAATAGGAACTGGATTAGCTGGTAGTTCTCTAGCGGCTTCTTTGGGTGAAATGGGATATAATGTAAAATCATTTTGCTTTCAAGATACTCCTCGTCGTGCGCACTCAGTGGCGGCTCAAGGGGGAGTGAATGCAGCTAAAAACTATAAAAATGATGGAGACAGTATTTACAGAATGTTTGTGGATACGTTAAAAGGAGGTGATTTTAGAGCAAGAGAAGCGAATGTATATCGTTTGGCTGAATGTTCGGTGAATTTAATTGATCAAGCTGTAGCACAAGGAGTTCCATTTGGTAGAGAGTATGGAGGTTATTTGAACAATCGATCATTTGGTGGTGTTCAAGTGAGTAGAACCTTTTACGCTCGTGGACAAACGGGACAACAATTATTGTTAGGTACCTATCAAGCGCTTATGCGTCAAGTAAACAAGAAAACAGTGGAGTTGTATTCTTCACACGAAATGTTGGATTTGGTGCTGGTTGACGGAAAAGCCCGTGGGGTTATTGTGCGAAATTTAGAAACAGGAGAAATTGAAAGACATGCAGCACATGCCGTTGTTTTAGCAACAGGAGGTTTTGGTAAAATATATTATTTGTCAACGCTTGCTATGGGATGTAATGGCTCTGCTATATGGAGAGCACATAAAAAAGGAGCTTTCTTTGCTTCTCCAAGTTGGACGCAAATCCACCCTACTTCTTTACCTCAATCCGGAGATTATCAGTCTAAATTGACGTTGATGTCTGAATCCTTGCGAAATGACGGTCGTATTTGGGTTCCTAAAAATCTGAATGAAACCAGAATCGCTAATGATATTCCAGAAGAAGAAAGAGATTATTACTTAGAAAGACGCTATCCTGCTTTTGGAAATTTAGCGCCACGTGATATTTCCTCTCGTGCAGCAAAAGAACGTATCGATGCTGGACATGGAGTAGGAGCCCTTAAAAATGCGGTTTATTTAGATTTTTCTAAAGCTATTCGCGAACAAGGACAAGCTAAAATTGCAGAGAAGTACGGTAACTTATTCACAATGTATGAGAAAATTACTGGAATCAATGCGTACAAAGAACCCATGATGATTTCCCCTGCTGCCCACTTCTCGATGGGTGGACTTTGGGTAGATTACGAATTAATGACGACAATTCCTGGTTTATTTGCCTTAGGAGAAGCGAATTTCGCTGATCATGGTGCGAATCGATTGGGAGCGAACTCTTTATTACAAGCTTCGGTTGATGGTTATTTTATTGCGCCTTATACCATTGCCAATTATTTAGCCGATCAGATTCGAATTGGCAAAATTGCCACGGATCATCCTGCCTTTGAGCAAGCTGAAAAGGAAGTGAAAGAGAAATTAGAGCACTTATTGAATATTAAAGGCGATAAAACCGTAGATTATTACCACAAAAAGCTAGGTAAATTACTTTATGATTATTGTGGTTTGGCTCGTACAAAAGAAGGGCTGGAATTTGCAATCGAAGAGATTAAGAAATTAAGAGATGAATTTTATAAAAACGTGCACGTACCAGGAACCAATGAGACAATTAACTCAGAATTAGAAAAAGCGGGACGTGTGGCAGATTATTTAGAAATAGGAACGTTGATGTGTTATGATGCTTTAACGCGTGATGAATCTTGTGGCGCTCACTTTAGAGAGGAGTACCAAACCGAAGAAGGAGAAGCTGCTCGTAATGATGAGAAATTCCAGTTTATCTCTGCATGGGAATGGCCAGGATCGCTAGATCAAGAACCTATTTTGAATAAAGAAGAACTAACATTTGAATACGTAAAACCGACTATCCGTAGTTATAAATAA